CCTTGACCCCCGCCCGCCAAGGAGCCCACGTGGCACAAACCTCCACCCGGCCCGCAAGCCGGCAGGCCGTGCGGCACCAGCCCCCGCACCAGTCGCCGGTCACCTCACAACTCCGGCGCGACCAACGCCGCACCGCCGCCCTCTTCATCGTCCCGTTCTTCATCCTCTTCGCCGTAGTCATGGTCGCCCCCATCGTCTACGCACTCTGGATGAGCCTCTTCCAGGAGCGTTCCTCAGGACTCGGCTTCGGCGGCGCCGAACGCGTCTTCGCGGGATTCGACAACTACGCCAACGCCCTGACCGACGACGGCTTCCGATCCTCCTTCGCGCACATCGCGCTGTACTGCGCCCTCTACATCCCGGTCATGATCGGCGGGTCGCTGGCCCTCGCACTCCTCGTCGACTCCGCGCTGGCCCGCGCCAAGCGCTTCTTCCAGCTCGCCCTGTTCCTGCCGCACGCGATTCCCGGACTGATCGCCTCGATCATCTGGATCTATCTCTACACACCCGGTCTGAGCCCGGTGCTCGACGGGATCGGCGCGCTCGGCGGAACCTGGGACTTCTACACCGACGACCATGTGCTCGCGTCGATGGTCAACCTGTGCGCCTGGCAGTGGACGGGCTACAACATGGTCATCTTCTACGCCGCCCTCCAGGCCGTCCCGCGCGAAGTGATCGAAGCGGCCGTCGTGGACGGCGCCGGAGCCCTGCG
This DNA window, taken from Streptomyces sp. NBC_00663, encodes the following:
- a CDS encoding carbohydrate ABC transporter permease, with the translated sequence MAQTSTRPASRQAVRHQPPHQSPVTSQLRRDQRRTAALFIVPFFILFAVVMVAPIVYALWMSLFQERSSGLGFGGAERVFAGFDNYANALTDDGFRSSFAHIALYCALYIPVMIGGSLALALLVDSALARAKRFFQLALFLPHAIPGLIASIIWIYLYTPGLSPVLDGIGALGGTWDFYTDDHVLASMVNLCAWQWTGYNMVIFYAALQAVPREVIEAAVVDGAGALRTALRIKVPMIASAVVMTVLFTCVGAIQIFTEPKLLNQRGAPSIDTEWSPTLFIWKAGFVQHDYGLAAAASLMLAALGIALSYLVTRLGNRWKAATS